A portion of the Mesobacillus jeotgali genome contains these proteins:
- a CDS encoding Ger(x)C family spore germination protein, with protein MKRLFSFILCTPLILTGCWNSQDISESAFVQGIGLDKDGNEIKGSIEIIKPTSAQAGQSGGKSSGNHIILELRGDSLIEIGREFIRITKRRLNFGHTNTIIIGEELAKETDFPLALDVLRRDQMFRLNGYLFISDKDPREIFNIPTLYEDLSSTELVSVLEQTKFISVYTPTKLYEFYRFLIGHHFNAYVPIISVQDSVNQKVTAITGTAVIKNNKMVGKLNIKESTGLNWLLNLVKGGTITAMLGERDRASLEVKKAKTKIVPHLEGKQLKIDIQTEIEGTLADNMTLAKLNESFLKKVEKRISQEVEGLMLSSINKLQELETDITDFGLIIHQTSPKEWKRIEPEWDDIFANAEINIEVNTLITHQGLTNESLHPEQQKPDNNPYRFFKSFFSR; from the coding sequence ATGAAACGACTATTTTCTTTTATTCTGTGCACCCCTTTAATTTTAACAGGCTGCTGGAATAGCCAAGATATTAGCGAATCTGCCTTTGTTCAAGGAATTGGGTTGGATAAGGATGGAAATGAGATTAAAGGAAGCATTGAAATTATCAAACCAACGAGTGCACAAGCAGGTCAATCTGGCGGAAAAAGCAGTGGAAACCATATTATTCTTGAATTAAGGGGTGACTCATTAATTGAAATAGGCCGAGAGTTTATCCGCATAACAAAAAGACGGCTCAATTTTGGACATACTAATACAATTATCATTGGTGAAGAGCTGGCAAAGGAAACAGATTTCCCCTTAGCACTGGATGTTCTTCGGCGTGACCAAATGTTCCGACTAAATGGTTACCTTTTTATTTCGGACAAGGATCCGAGGGAAATCTTTAATATCCCTACTCTATATGAAGATCTTTCTTCTACAGAGCTTGTATCTGTCTTAGAGCAAACAAAATTTATTTCCGTGTATACACCGACCAAGCTTTATGAATTTTATCGATTTCTTATTGGTCATCACTTTAATGCTTATGTCCCGATTATATCTGTTCAAGATTCCGTTAATCAAAAGGTCACTGCCATTACAGGTACAGCTGTCATTAAAAACAATAAAATGGTTGGCAAGCTTAACATAAAAGAATCCACGGGGCTTAATTGGCTATTAAATCTAGTTAAGGGCGGAACCATCACAGCCATGCTGGGTGAACGTGATAGGGCATCATTAGAAGTAAAAAAAGCCAAGACAAAGATTGTTCCTCATCTAGAAGGAAAACAGCTAAAGATAGATATTCAAACGGAGATCGAGGGAACACTTGCCGATAATATGACACTGGCAAAGCTTAATGAATCCTTTCTCAAGAAAGTCGAAAAGAGAATCTCCCAGGAAGTTGAGGGGCTTATGCTTTCGTCCATAAATAAACTACAAGAACTAGAGACTGATATAACAGATTTCGGATTGATTATTCACCAAACATCTCCTAAAGAGTGGAAAAGAATTGAGCCTGAATGGGATGACATTTTCGCTAATGCGGAAATTAATATAGAGGTTAATACCCTTATAACTCATCAGGGGTTGACGAATGAAAGCCTTCATCCAGAGCAACAAAAACCAGATAACAACCCTTATCGCTTTTTTAAGTCTTTTTTTAGCAGGTGA
- a CDS encoding spore germination protein has product MKRPSKIKKIMHRFQNKGMGQTVVANDQPCAFSLKIEENEYDLKKQLGNSPDVVYRRFPIRFQNGELRQVLIIFIDGLVLEMTVRENVLKPLVEEPFQNIEQDPLTEIKEKLSVKRVTDERKLTTAVQEVLKGKLLVIIDGIDKGLIVHVEAFEFLRAVQEPVSEKAVRGARDGFIESSAVNISLLRRRISHPALQFDTIKIGEFSQTSIVIAYIKGIADPEIINRTKNRLNQIKVDAIRSSGDIEQYIEDHPYSIFSTIGNTERPDTASALLLDGRILILTDGDPVSLYIPLFFLDNIKSIEDYNSRPYYSSFIRLIRFMAFILSTTLPSLYISALNFNKEMIPSDLLIPIIEAREIVPFSLWLEIALMILMFEVVREAGVRLPQAVGPALSIVGALILGQVAVSAGLVGAPTIVIISVSYISAFIVTPIADITALTRIALLISSSLFGPFGLIVALLGLVTHMVSLTSLGVPYMSPLAPTYFHDFKDAFIRFPTKWLKHRPKFIPNKRSTKVKSLPDTGDKQ; this is encoded by the coding sequence TTGAAACGTCCGTCCAAAATCAAAAAAATAATGCATAGATTTCAAAATAAAGGAATGGGACAAACAGTGGTTGCCAATGATCAACCATGTGCATTTTCGTTGAAAATTGAGGAAAATGAATATGATCTTAAAAAACAGTTAGGAAACAGTCCGGATGTTGTATACCGCCGATTCCCGATTCGTTTTCAAAATGGTGAATTGCGACAAGTACTCATTATATTCATTGATGGTTTAGTCTTGGAAATGACGGTCCGTGAGAATGTTTTAAAACCACTTGTAGAGGAGCCATTCCAGAATATTGAACAGGACCCTCTAACCGAAATTAAAGAAAAGCTCTCCGTCAAAAGGGTTACTGATGAAAGGAAACTTACAACTGCTGTTCAGGAAGTCTTAAAAGGAAAATTGTTGGTGATTATTGATGGTATTGATAAAGGTTTAATCGTTCATGTAGAAGCATTTGAATTTCTCCGCGCAGTACAGGAACCTGTATCCGAAAAAGCTGTCCGCGGGGCGCGGGATGGGTTTATTGAATCATCCGCTGTCAATATTTCTTTACTGCGAAGAAGAATTTCTCATCCTGCATTACAGTTCGATACAATAAAAATCGGTGAATTTAGCCAGACATCTATCGTAATCGCTTATATTAAAGGAATTGCAGATCCAGAAATAATCAATCGGACTAAGAATAGGCTTAATCAGATCAAAGTGGATGCGATTCGCAGTTCGGGAGATATCGAACAATATATTGAAGACCATCCTTATTCTATTTTTTCGACAATAGGCAATACGGAAAGACCAGATACGGCATCAGCTTTGCTTTTAGATGGAAGAATTTTAATTTTAACTGACGGAGACCCTGTCAGTTTATACATCCCACTTTTCTTTCTGGATAACATAAAATCAATCGAAGATTACAATTCCAGGCCTTATTACAGTTCATTTATTAGGTTAATTCGATTCATGGCTTTTATATTAAGTACCACCCTTCCATCTTTGTACATCTCTGCGCTAAATTTCAACAAAGAAATGATTCCATCAGATCTTCTTATTCCGATTATTGAAGCACGGGAGATAGTGCCTTTTTCACTTTGGTTGGAAATAGCACTGATGATTTTAATGTTTGAAGTGGTCCGCGAAGCAGGAGTAAGACTCCCACAAGCTGTAGGGCCGGCATTAAGTATTGTTGGTGCCTTGATTTTGGGACAAGTAGCTGTATCAGCTGGCCTTGTGGGAGCACCGACTATTGTGATTATCTCAGTTTCTTATATTTCCGCATTTATTGTTACCCCGATTGCCGATATCACAGCCTTGACTCGGATAGCATTATTAATTTCGAGCAGTTTGTTTGGACCGTTCGGGTTGATTGTTGCACTACTTGGTTTAGTTACCCATATGGTGTCCTTGACCTCACTTGGTGTTCCTTACATGTCACCGTTAGCACCCACTTACTTCCATGACTTTAAAGATGCTTTTATTCGTTTTCCAACCAAATGGCTTAAACATCGACCAAAATTCATACCAAACAAACGATCAACAAAAGTTAAGTCATTACCGGATACAGGTGATAAACAATGA
- a CDS encoding SDR family oxidoreductase, with protein sequence MLERFAQPEEIAQATMWLASDYSSYVTGTTLHVDAGYTSM encoded by the coding sequence CTGTTAGAAAGGTTTGCACAGCCGGAAGAAATTGCCCAAGCCACTATGTGGTTAGCTTCTGATTATTCTTCCTATGTCACGGGAACAACGCTCCATGTAGATGCTGGATATACAAGTATGTGA
- a CDS encoding Spo0E family sporulation regulatory protein-aspartic acid phosphatase produces MRYKKMNCSKECLLLVINNLRRKMIVNGISEGLNSLKTVQLSQRLDKVIYKLQKLHDSNK; encoded by the coding sequence ATGAGGTATAAGAAAATGAATTGTTCAAAGGAATGTTTGTTGTTAGTCATCAATAATCTTCGTAGGAAAATGATTGTTAACGGCATCTCAGAAGGCCTAAACAGTCTTAAAACAGTTCAGCTTAGTCAACGATTGGATAAAGTTATATATAAACTTCAAAAATTACATGACTCTAATAAATAG
- a CDS encoding MgtC/SapB family protein: MDMEILLKLGISAFLGLVIGLEREIKRKPVGLKTSLVISIVSCLLTIVSSESAYMFPGDEDVNITMDPLRLAAQIVSGIGFLGAGVILRRGNDTISGLTTAAMIWGAAGIGITVGAGFYIEAIAGVVLLIVSVEFIPFLMTFIGPRQLREKEIRLQFNVNSRESIADIITRIKAEKIALKNVRIKDLAEGNQLVQLIVTVDFRRKTTDVYEAVSEIDGINRVEIEGL, from the coding sequence ATGGATATGGAAATATTACTTAAACTTGGAATCTCTGCTTTCCTGGGCCTTGTCATCGGTCTCGAAAGGGAAATTAAAAGAAAACCGGTGGGACTTAAAACGAGCCTGGTCATATCGATTGTCAGCTGTCTTTTGACGATTGTATCCAGTGAGTCGGCTTACATGTTCCCCGGGGACGAAGATGTCAATATTACGATGGATCCTCTCCGCCTGGCAGCACAGATCGTTTCCGGAATTGGATTTCTGGGAGCAGGGGTAATTTTACGAAGAGGAAATGATACGATTTCCGGTTTGACTACTGCTGCGATGATTTGGGGTGCAGCCGGGATTGGAATTACGGTTGGTGCAGGATTTTATATTGAGGCCATTGCCGGTGTAGTTCTTCTAATCGTGAGCGTCGAATTCATACCCTTTCTTATGACCTTCATTGGCCCAAGACAATTAAGGGAAAAAGAGATTCGTTTGCAATTCAATGTGAATAGCCGGGAAAGCATCGCAGATATCATCACCAGGATAAAAGCTGAAAAAATTGCTTTGAAGAATGTCCGCATCAAAGACCTTGCAGAAGGAAATCAGCTGGTCCAGCTGATTGTGACAGTAGACTTTCGCAGGAAGACTACAGATGTTTATGAAGCAGTGTCTGAAATAGATGGCATCAATCGGGTTGAAATTGAAGGTTTATGA